Below is a window of Candidatus Hydrogenedentota bacterium DNA.
AGCGCCTGAATAAATCTTTCTCTGCACAATAAAGTAATCCTTTTTATCGTGCAATTCAAGTTTTATTTTTGCCGACACAATGCGTTGCCCGCCACTCACGCGCCTATGCCTTGAACGCCCCCGTGGTCACGCCCTGGATGAACGGCTTGGTGGCGTACACGAACAGGAAAAGCAGGGGCAGGCTGGAGAGCATGTACGCGGCGAAAAGGACCGAGAGGTTGGTGGCGTAGGCCGAAGTCGCCAGGATGTACAGGCCCGAGGCGATGACGTGGTTCTGGCCGTTCGGCTGGGTGACGAAGGGCCACATGAAGTTGTTCCACGTGCCGATGATGTTCAGGATGAGGACCACGGAAATCACCGGTTTGGACAGGGGCAGCACGATGTGCCACCAGGACTGGAGCTGCCCCGCCCCGTCTATGCGCGCCGCCTCGAAGAGGTCCTCGGGCAGGCCGTCAAAGAAGCTCTTCATGATGAAGATGGCGAATATCTGCCCGCCCGCGATGTAGGGCAGGATCATGGCCCAGCGGGAGTCCAGCAGCCCCATCCCCTTCACCACCATGTAACTGGGCACGAAGGTGAGCACGCCGGGGAACATCATGGCGCTGATGACGGCGAAGAAGACCAGCCGGTTTCCCGGAAACTTGTGCCGCGACAGCACATAGGCTGTCAGCGAGGACAGCAGCAGCACGCCGAAGGCGGTGGTCAGGGACACGACCAGGGAGTTCACCATGAACGGGCGAATCTGCGCCCAGGCCCGTTTGTAGCTCAGGGT
It encodes the following:
- a CDS encoding carbohydrate ABC transporter permease encodes the protein MSRFHHVLLHAVLGVFAALTMVPFFFAFNNSFRENTEVYHAFFGLPAAVRGAADAAVRTVRGDNSPLSVSDSEGNTALLPPREALDRHMERLTLSYKRAWAQIRPFMVNSLVVSLTTAFGVLLLSSLTAYVLSRHKFPGNRLVFFAVISAMMFPGVLTFVPSYMVVKGMGLLDSRWAMILPYIAGGQIFAIFIMKSFFDGLPEDLFEAARIDGAGQLQSWWHIVLPLSKPVISVVLILNIIGTWNNFMWPFVTQPNGQNHVIASGLYILATSAYATNLSVLFAAYMLSSLPLLFLFVYATKPFIQGVTTGAFKA